In Streptomyces ambofaciens ATCC 23877, a single genomic region encodes these proteins:
- a CDS encoding NADH-quinone oxidoreductase subunit M encodes MSFPLLTLTAALPAVGAIATAAVPAAKRTVAKWLALLVSLATLALAVAVLVRFDPDGDRYQLTESHSWIADFGVRYELGVDGIAVALIALTALLIPFIILAGWHDADPLETGSSRWRPTQGFFALILAVEAMVIISFEATDVFLFYIFFEAMLIPMYFLIGGFGDRAHEHGEKTAATQRSYAAVKFLLYNLAGGLIMLAAVIGLYVVAGNFSLAEIAAARASGELDMATNTERWLFLGFFLAFAVKAPLWPLHTWLPNAMQESTAPVAVLITAVVDKVGTFAMLRFCLQLFPEASKWATPVILVLAVISIIYGALLAVGQRDIKRLIAYASISHFGFIIMGIFAMTSQGQSGATLYMVNHGISTAVLMLIAGFLISRRGSRLIADYGGVQKVAPVLAGTFLIGGLATLSLPGLAPFVSEFLVLVGTFTRYPVIGIIATFGIVLAALYTLVLYQRTMTGPVKPEVSAMPDLRVRELVVVAPLVALLIFLGVFPKPVTDIVNPAVEQTMSDVHKKDPQPEVEAAK; translated from the coding sequence ATGTCCTTTCCCCTGCTGACGCTCACGGCGGCGCTCCCGGCCGTCGGGGCCATCGCCACGGCCGCCGTGCCGGCCGCGAAACGCACGGTGGCCAAGTGGCTGGCGCTGCTGGTCTCGCTGGCCACGCTGGCGCTGGCGGTCGCGGTGCTGGTCCGCTTCGACCCCGACGGCGACCGGTACCAGCTCACCGAGTCCCACTCCTGGATCGCCGACTTCGGCGTCCGGTACGAACTGGGCGTGGACGGCATCGCGGTGGCGCTGATCGCACTGACCGCCCTGCTCATCCCGTTCATCATCCTGGCGGGCTGGCACGACGCCGACCCGCTGGAGACCGGCAGCAGCCGGTGGCGGCCGACGCAGGGCTTCTTCGCCCTGATCCTGGCCGTCGAGGCGATGGTGATCATCTCCTTCGAGGCCACCGACGTCTTCCTCTTCTACATCTTCTTCGAAGCCATGCTGATCCCGATGTACTTCCTCATCGGCGGCTTCGGGGACCGGGCCCACGAGCACGGCGAGAAGACGGCGGCCACGCAGCGGTCGTACGCCGCCGTGAAGTTCCTCCTCTACAACCTGGCCGGCGGACTGATCATGCTGGCCGCGGTGATCGGGCTGTACGTGGTCGCCGGGAACTTCTCCCTCGCCGAGATCGCCGCGGCACGGGCCAGCGGTGAGCTGGACATGGCGACCAACACCGAGCGGTGGCTGTTCCTCGGCTTCTTCCTCGCCTTCGCGGTGAAGGCGCCGCTGTGGCCGCTGCACACCTGGCTGCCCAACGCCATGCAGGAGTCGACCGCGCCGGTCGCCGTGCTCATCACGGCGGTCGTCGACAAGGTCGGCACCTTCGCGATGCTCCGCTTCTGCCTCCAGCTCTTCCCGGAGGCGAGCAAGTGGGCGACGCCGGTGATCCTCGTCCTGGCGGTCATCAGCATCATCTACGGTGCGCTGCTCGCCGTCGGCCAGCGCGACATCAAGCGGCTGATCGCCTACGCGTCGATCTCGCACTTCGGCTTTATCATCATGGGCATCTTCGCGATGACCAGCCAGGGCCAGTCCGGCGCGACGCTCTACATGGTCAACCACGGGATCTCCACCGCCGTGCTGATGCTGATCGCCGGCTTCCTGATCTCCCGGCGCGGCTCGCGGCTCATCGCCGACTACGGCGGAGTGCAGAAGGTCGCCCCGGTGCTCGCGGGCACCTTCCTGATCGGCGGCCTCGCGACGCTCTCCCTGCCGGGCCTCGCGCCCTTCGTCAGTGAGTTCCTGGTCCTGGTCGGCACGTTCACGCGCTATCCGGTGATCGGCATCATCGCCACCTTCGGCATCGTGCTCGCCGCGCTCTACACCCTCGTCCTCTACCAACGGACGATGACGGGCCCGGTGAAACCCGAGGTGAGCGCGATGCCCGACCTGCGGGTGCGTGAGCTGGTGGTCGTGGCGCCGCTGGTGGCGCTGCTGATCTTCCTGGGCGTCTTCCCGAAGCCCGTCACGGACATCGTCAACCCCGCGGTGGAGCAGACCATGTCCGACGTACACAAGAAGGACCCCCAGCCTGAGGTGGAGGCGGCCAAGTGA
- the nuoK gene encoding NADH-quinone oxidoreductase subunit NuoK translates to MNPVNYLYLAALLFTIGATGVLIRRNAIVVFMCIELMLNACNLAFVAFSRMHGNLDGQIIAFFTMVVAAAEVVVGLAIIVSLFRSRHSASVDDASLMKL, encoded by the coding sequence GTGAACCCCGTCAACTACCTCTACCTCGCGGCCCTGTTGTTCACCATCGGCGCCACCGGCGTGCTGATCCGGCGCAACGCGATCGTGGTCTTCATGTGCATCGAGCTGATGCTCAACGCCTGCAACCTCGCGTTCGTCGCCTTCTCCCGCATGCACGGCAACCTCGACGGCCAGATCATCGCCTTCTTCACGATGGTCGTCGCCGCCGCGGAGGTCGTGGTCGGGCTCGCGATCATCGTGTCGCTGTTCCGTTCCCGCCACTCGGCCTCGGTCGACGACGCCAGCCTGATGAAGCTGTGA
- a CDS encoding Uma2 family endonuclease — MSVAPRTSTPDWPIPPEGGWTADDLDRLPNLPPHTELIDGSLVFVSPQTLFHSRAVDYFNWQLQSLAPAEFEVIREFTIDIDRQNRPEPDVIVVRGDVVDDPEQTRYPAEAVTLAIEVVSAESVSRDRETKPLKYARAGIAHYWRVENEKGLAVVHAFELEPTTRAYTGVGIFRERMKVSAPFPMDLDLTAIKARRGGE; from the coding sequence ATGAGCGTCGCACCGAGGACGTCCACACCCGACTGGCCGATCCCGCCGGAGGGCGGCTGGACGGCGGACGACCTGGACCGGCTTCCGAACCTGCCTCCGCATACGGAGCTGATCGACGGGAGCCTCGTCTTCGTGAGTCCGCAGACCCTTTTCCACTCACGCGCTGTCGACTACTTCAACTGGCAGCTTCAGTCCCTCGCCCCGGCGGAGTTCGAGGTCATTCGCGAGTTCACCATCGACATCGACCGGCAGAACCGGCCCGAGCCGGATGTCATCGTCGTGCGCGGCGACGTGGTCGACGACCCTGAGCAGACCCGCTACCCCGCCGAGGCCGTCACCCTGGCCATCGAGGTCGTCTCCGCCGAGTCCGTCTCCCGCGACCGCGAGACCAAGCCCCTGAAGTACGCCCGGGCCGGCATCGCCCACTACTGGCGGGTGGAGAACGAGAAGGGTCTCGCCGTCGTCCACGCCTTCGAGCTGGAGCCCACCACCCGCGCCTACACCGGCGTAGGCATCTTCCGTGAACGCATGAAGGTGAGCGCTCCCTTCCCGATGGACCTGGACCTGACCGCCATCAAGGCACGCCGCGGCGGCGAGTGA
- the recQ gene encoding DNA helicase RecQ has product MGGTGVIGEMAETVQATGVGGEALATLHRVFGYESFRGEQEAIVEHVVAGGDAVVLMPTGGGKSLCYQIPSLVRPGTGIVVSPLIALMQDQVDALRALGVRAGFMNSTQDFDERRVVEAEFLAGELDLLYLAPERLRLEGTLDLLSRGKISLFAIDEAHCVSQWGHDFRPDYLALSLLGERWPDVPRLALTATATHATHREITERLNMPAARHFVASFDRPNIQYRIVPKSDPKKQLLSFLREEHAGDAGIVYCLSRNSVDKTAEFLCRNGIEAVPYHAGLDAGTRAAHQSRFLREEGLVVVATIAFGMGIDKPDVRFVAHLDLPKSVEGYYQETGRAGRDGLPSTAWMAYGLNDVIQQRKMIQSGEGDEAFRRRAQSHLDAMLALCETARCRRGQLLAYFGQEPDPAGCGNCDTCLTPPETWDGTVAAQKVLSTVVRLKRERGQKFGAGQIIDILLGKRTAKVIQFDHDQLSVFGIGEELTEGEWRGVARQLLAQGLLAVEGEYGTLVLTEDSGAVLRRERDVPLRKEPKKPAAARTTGGGRGDRKSKAAAAELPQDLVPAFEALRAWRAEQAREQGVPAYVIFHDATLREIATAWPASVEQLGGVSGVGEKKLVTYGEGVLAVLAGLRGPDAAASPAAPAASAADRSSDGSGPDADDWPEPEPDDWI; this is encoded by the coding sequence ATGGGCGGGACGGGCGTGATCGGCGAGATGGCAGAGACGGTACAGGCGACGGGCGTGGGCGGCGAGGCGCTGGCCACGCTGCACCGGGTCTTCGGGTACGAGTCCTTCCGCGGCGAGCAGGAGGCGATCGTCGAGCACGTGGTGGCGGGCGGCGACGCCGTCGTGCTCATGCCAACCGGCGGCGGCAAGTCGCTCTGCTACCAGATTCCGTCCCTGGTCAGGCCCGGCACGGGCATCGTGGTCTCACCGCTCATCGCGCTCATGCAGGACCAGGTGGACGCCCTGCGCGCGCTCGGTGTGCGGGCGGGGTTCATGAACTCCACGCAGGACTTCGACGAGCGGCGCGTGGTGGAGGCCGAGTTCCTCGCCGGCGAGCTGGACCTGCTGTACCTGGCCCCCGAGCGGCTGCGGCTGGAGGGCACCCTCGACCTGCTCTCCCGGGGCAAGATCTCCCTCTTCGCGATCGACGAGGCGCACTGCGTCTCGCAGTGGGGCCACGACTTCCGGCCCGACTACCTCGCCCTGTCGCTGCTCGGTGAGCGCTGGCCGGACGTGCCCCGGCTCGCGTTGACGGCCACGGCCACGCACGCGACGCACCGCGAGATCACCGAGCGGCTGAACATGCCGGCGGCCCGGCACTTCGTGGCCAGCTTCGACCGGCCCAACATCCAGTACCGCATCGTGCCCAAGAGCGACCCCAAGAAGCAGCTGCTGAGCTTCCTGCGCGAGGAGCACGCGGGGGACGCGGGCATCGTCTACTGCCTCTCGCGCAACTCCGTCGACAAGACCGCCGAGTTCCTCTGCCGCAACGGCATCGAGGCGGTGCCGTACCACGCGGGCCTCGACGCGGGCACCCGCGCGGCGCACCAGTCGAGGTTCCTGCGCGAGGAGGGCCTGGTGGTCGTGGCGACCATCGCCTTCGGCATGGGCATCGACAAGCCGGACGTGCGCTTCGTCGCCCACCTCGACCTGCCCAAGTCGGTCGAGGGGTACTACCAGGAGACGGGCCGCGCCGGCCGGGACGGGCTGCCGTCGACGGCGTGGATGGCGTACGGACTGAACGACGTCATACAGCAGCGCAAGATGATCCAGTCCGGCGAGGGCGACGAGGCGTTCCGCCGCCGCGCGCAGTCCCACCTGGACGCGATGCTCGCCCTGTGCGAGACCGCCCGCTGCCGCCGCGGCCAGCTCCTCGCCTACTTCGGCCAGGAACCGGACCCGGCCGGCTGCGGCAACTGCGACACCTGCCTCACCCCGCCGGAGACCTGGGACGGCACGGTGGCGGCGCAGAAGGTGCTGTCGACGGTGGTGCGGCTGAAGCGGGAGCGCGGGCAGAAGTTCGGCGCGGGCCAGATCATCGACATCCTGCTGGGCAAGCGCACCGCCAAGGTGATCCAGTTCGACCACGACCAGCTCTCCGTGTTCGGCATCGGCGAGGAGCTGACCGAGGGCGAGTGGCGCGGCGTCGCCCGGCAGCTGCTGGCCCAGGGCCTGCTCGCCGTCGAGGGCGAGTACGGCACGCTGGTGCTGACCGAGGACAGCGGGGCGGTGCTGCGGCGGGAGCGGGACGTGCCGCTGCGCAAGGAGCCCAAGAAGCCGGCCGCGGCACGGACGACGGGCGGCGGTCGCGGCGACCGCAAGTCCAAGGCCGCCGCCGCCGAACTGCCCCAGGACCTGGTCCCCGCCTTCGAGGCCCTGCGCGCCTGGCGCGCGGAGCAGGCCCGGGAACAGGGCGTCCCGGCGTACGTCATCTTCCACGACGCCACCCTCCGGGAGATCGCCACCGCCTGGCCCGCCTCGGTCGAGCAGCTCGGGGGCGTCAGCGGGGTGGGCGAGAAGAAGCTGGTGACGTACGGGGAGGGTGTACTCGCCGTACTGGCCGGGCTCCGAGGACCGGACGCCGCCGCATCGCCCGCGGCCCCCGCAGCGTCCGCGGCCGACCGGTCGTCGGACGGCTCCGGCCCCGACGCGGACGACTGGCCCGAGCCGGAGCCGGACGACTGGATATAG
- a CDS encoding NADH-quinone oxidoreductase subunit J codes for MTGQLAAAATLAAGTSTGEAVQFWILGTVAVIGALCTVFMKKAVHSALCLAGTMIVLAVFYLANGAYFLGIVQIVVYTGAIMMLFLFVVMLVGVTAADSLKETIKGQRWLALLSGLGFGILLIGGIGNASVSEFTGLGQANANGNVEGIASLIFTKYVFAFEITGALLITAAVGAMVLTHRERTERAATQRELAERRVREGTHLPPLPAPGVYARHNAVDIAGLLPDGTPSELTVSKTLRERGQIRDVSSQALNDLKALEQRAEERLERKAVEPADFKRSEEAPK; via the coding sequence ATGACCGGGCAGCTCGCCGCCGCGGCGACGCTCGCCGCCGGCACCTCCACCGGAGAGGCCGTCCAGTTCTGGATCCTCGGCACGGTCGCGGTGATCGGCGCCCTGTGCACCGTCTTCATGAAGAAGGCCGTGCACAGCGCGCTCTGCCTCGCCGGGACCATGATCGTCCTGGCGGTGTTCTACCTCGCCAACGGCGCCTACTTCCTGGGCATCGTGCAGATCGTCGTCTACACCGGCGCGATCATGATGCTGTTCCTCTTCGTGGTGATGCTCGTCGGCGTCACCGCGGCGGACTCCCTGAAGGAGACCATCAAGGGGCAGCGCTGGCTGGCCCTGCTGTCCGGGCTCGGCTTCGGCATCCTGTTGATCGGCGGCATCGGCAACGCCTCCGTCTCGGAGTTCACCGGCCTCGGCCAGGCGAACGCGAACGGCAACGTGGAGGGCATCGCCTCCCTCATCTTCACCAAGTACGTGTTCGCCTTCGAGATCACCGGCGCCCTGCTCATCACGGCCGCCGTCGGCGCCATGGTGCTCACCCACCGCGAGCGCACCGAGCGGGCCGCGACCCAGCGCGAACTGGCCGAGCGGCGCGTCCGCGAGGGCACGCACCTGCCGCCGCTGCCCGCGCCCGGTGTCTACGCCCGGCACAACGCGGTCGACATCGCGGGCCTGCTGCCCGACGGCACCCCGTCCGAGCTCACCGTCAGCAAGACGCTGCGCGAGCGGGGCCAGATCCGCGACGTGTCGAGTCAGGCGCTCAACGACCTGAAGGCGCTGGAGCAGCGGGCCGAGGAGCGTCTGGAGCGCAAGGCGGTCGAGCCGGCCGACTTCAAGCGGTCCGAGGAGGCGCCGAAGTGA
- the nuoL gene encoding NADH-quinone oxidoreductase subunit L, with the protein MENLIALLVAAPLLGAAVLLCGGRRLDAVGHWIGTLLAAASFVIGVVLFADMLGSGAEDRTLTQHLFSWIPVEGFQADVAFRLDQLSMTFVLLITGVGSLIHLYSVAYMEHDERRRRFFGYLNLFLAAMLLLVLADNYLLLYVGWEGVGLASYLLIGFWQHKPSAATAAKKAFLVNRVGDMGLSIAIMLMFLWFGTFAFGPVLGGHGEAGLAGSADEGKLTAIALMLLLAACGKSAQVPLQSWLGDAMEGPTPVSALIHAATMVTAGVYLIVRSGAIFNGAPDAQLVVAIVGAVTLLFGAIVGCAKDDIKKALAGSTMSQIGYMVLAAGLGPIGYVFAIMHLVTHGFFKAGLFLGAGSVMHGMNDEVDMRRYGGLRKYMPVTFVTFGLGYLAIIGFPGLSGFFSKDKIIESAFAKGGTEGWILGGVALLGAAITAYYMTRVMLMTFFGEERWRKAPTPSPARPDVEPAAETRGEYTPPHPHESPGLMTIPMIVLAVGSVFGGAFFSIGDRFVHWLEPITGHDHGHAPISALTVTVSTVAVMVVGVAAAWAQYGRRPVPAVAPRGSLLTRAARRDLLQDDFNHVVLVRGGEHLTRSLVYVDHTLVDGVVNGTAASVGGLSGRMRKLQNGFARSYAVSMFGGAAVLVAATLLMRAV; encoded by the coding sequence GTGGAAAATCTGATTGCGCTGCTGGTGGCGGCGCCCTTGCTCGGAGCGGCGGTCCTGCTGTGCGGCGGACGCCGGCTGGACGCCGTCGGTCACTGGATCGGCACGCTGCTGGCCGCCGCGTCCTTCGTGATCGGCGTCGTCCTCTTCGCCGACATGCTCGGCAGCGGCGCCGAGGACCGCACCCTGACGCAGCACCTGTTCAGCTGGATCCCGGTGGAGGGGTTCCAGGCCGACGTCGCCTTCCGGCTCGACCAGTTGTCGATGACGTTCGTCCTGCTGATCACCGGCGTCGGCTCGCTCATCCACCTGTACTCGGTCGCCTACATGGAGCACGACGAGCGGCGCCGCCGCTTCTTCGGCTACCTGAACCTGTTCCTCGCGGCGATGCTGCTGCTCGTCCTCGCCGACAACTACCTGCTGCTGTACGTCGGCTGGGAGGGCGTCGGCCTCGCCTCCTACCTGCTGATCGGCTTCTGGCAGCACAAGCCGAGTGCCGCCACCGCCGCGAAGAAGGCCTTCCTGGTCAACCGCGTCGGTGACATGGGCCTCTCCATCGCGATCATGCTGATGTTCCTGTGGTTCGGCACCTTCGCCTTCGGGCCGGTGCTCGGCGGCCACGGGGAGGCCGGGCTCGCGGGCTCGGCCGACGAGGGCAAGCTGACCGCGATCGCCCTGATGCTGCTGCTCGCCGCCTGCGGAAAGTCCGCCCAGGTGCCGCTGCAGTCCTGGCTCGGGGACGCGATGGAGGGCCCGACCCCGGTCTCCGCCCTCATCCACGCCGCGACCATGGTGACGGCGGGCGTGTACCTGATCGTCCGCTCCGGCGCGATCTTCAACGGCGCGCCCGACGCCCAACTGGTCGTCGCCATCGTCGGCGCGGTCACGCTGCTGTTCGGTGCGATCGTCGGTTGCGCCAAGGACGACATCAAGAAGGCGCTGGCCGGGTCGACCATGTCGCAGATCGGCTACATGGTGCTGGCGGCCGGTCTCGGCCCCATCGGCTACGTCTTCGCGATCATGCACCTGGTGACGCACGGCTTCTTCAAGGCCGGGCTGTTCCTCGGCGCCGGCTCCGTCATGCACGGCATGAACGACGAGGTCGACATGCGCCGCTACGGCGGACTGCGCAAGTACATGCCGGTCACCTTCGTCACCTTCGGCCTCGGCTACCTCGCCATCATCGGCTTCCCGGGCCTGTCCGGCTTCTTCTCCAAGGACAAGATCATCGAGTCGGCGTTCGCCAAGGGCGGCACCGAGGGCTGGATCCTCGGCGGCGTGGCCCTGCTGGGCGCGGCCATCACCGCGTACTACATGACGCGCGTGATGCTGATGACGTTCTTCGGCGAGGAGCGCTGGCGCAAGGCGCCGACGCCGTCGCCCGCGCGGCCCGATGTGGAGCCCGCCGCGGAGACCCGCGGGGAGTACACGCCGCCGCACCCGCACGAGTCGCCCGGGCTCATGACGATCCCGATGATCGTGCTGGCCGTCGGCTCGGTGTTCGGCGGCGCGTTCTTCAGCATCGGCGACCGCTTCGTGCACTGGCTGGAGCCCATCACCGGGCACGACCACGGACACGCGCCGATCAGCGCCCTCACGGTCACGGTCTCCACGGTCGCCGTGATGGTCGTCGGTGTGGCGGCCGCCTGGGCGCAGTACGGGCGCCGTCCGGTCCCGGCCGTCGCCCCGCGCGGGTCGCTGCTCACCCGGGCCGCCCGGCGCGACCTGCTCCAGGACGACTTCAACCACGTCGTCCTGGTCCGCGGCGGCGAGCACCTCACGCGCTCCCTGGTCTACGTCGACCACACCCTGGTCGACGGGGTCGTCAACGGCACGGCGGCCTCGGTCGGCGGCCTGTCCGGGCGGATGCGCAAGCTGCAGAACGGGTTCGCGCGCAGTTACGCGGTCTCGATGTTCGGCGGTGCGGCGGTCCTCGTCGCCGCGACCCTGCTGATGAGGGCGGTCTGA
- the nuoN gene encoding NADH-quinone oxidoreductase subunit NuoN, whose amino-acid sequence MSATAVHSLWTTAADPISKIDAPKIEYGQLSPTLIILGAAIVGILIEAFVPRRSRYYVQTFVAAVAIVAAFAAVVALAAGGYGTTKAGIAAMGAIAVDGPALFLQGTILLASLVGLFTFAERRLDPEVHGNRVDSFAAQAASVPGSESEQKAVKAGFTTTEVFPLLMFAVAGMLVFPAANDLLTLFVALEVFSLPLYLLCALARRKRLMSQEAAVKYFLLGAFASAFTLFGIALLYGYAGSMSYGTIAQVVDGTVQNVTPALADTMGNDALLLVGAALVVMGLLFKVGAVPFHMWTPDVYQGAPTPVTGFMAAATKVAAFGALLRILYVVLPGLRWDWRPVMWAVAIVTMLAGAIVAITQTDIKRLLAYSSIAHAGFILAGVIATTPDGISSVLFYLAAYSFVTIGAFAVVTLVRDAGGEATHLSKWAGLGRRSPLVAAVFAVFLLAFAGIPLTSGFSGKFAVFKAAAEGGAAPLVVIGVISSAIAAFFYIRVIVLMFFSEPRPEGPTVAVPSPLTMTAIGVGVAVTVVLGVAPQYFLDLAGQAGVFVR is encoded by the coding sequence GTGAGCGCAACAGCCGTCCACAGCCTGTGGACAACGGCGGCCGATCCGATCTCGAAGATCGACGCGCCGAAGATCGAGTACGGGCAGCTGTCGCCCACCCTCATCATCCTCGGCGCGGCGATCGTCGGAATCCTGATCGAGGCCTTCGTCCCGCGCAGGTCCCGCTATTACGTGCAGACGTTCGTGGCCGCCGTGGCGATCGTCGCCGCGTTCGCCGCGGTCGTCGCCCTGGCGGCGGGCGGATACGGCACGACCAAGGCGGGCATCGCGGCGATGGGCGCCATCGCCGTCGACGGACCGGCCCTGTTCCTGCAGGGCACCATCCTGCTGGCGAGCCTGGTCGGCCTGTTCACCTTCGCCGAGCGGCGACTCGACCCGGAGGTGCACGGCAACCGCGTCGACTCCTTCGCCGCCCAGGCCGCTTCCGTGCCGGGCAGCGAGAGCGAGCAGAAGGCGGTGAAGGCCGGGTTCACCACCACCGAGGTGTTCCCGCTGCTGATGTTCGCCGTCGCCGGCATGCTGGTCTTCCCGGCGGCCAACGACCTGCTGACCCTCTTCGTGGCCCTGGAGGTCTTCTCCCTCCCGCTGTACCTGCTGTGCGCGCTGGCCCGCCGCAAGCGGCTGATGTCGCAGGAGGCCGCGGTCAAGTACTTCCTGCTCGGCGCGTTCGCCTCCGCGTTCACCCTGTTCGGCATCGCCCTGCTCTACGGCTACGCGGGCTCGATGTCGTACGGCACGATCGCGCAGGTCGTCGACGGCACCGTCCAGAACGTCACCCCGGCGCTCGCCGACACCATGGGCAACGACGCGCTGCTGCTCGTCGGTGCCGCGCTGGTCGTCATGGGCCTGCTGTTCAAGGTGGGCGCGGTGCCCTTCCACATGTGGACACCGGACGTGTACCAGGGTGCGCCGACACCGGTGACCGGCTTCATGGCGGCGGCCACCAAGGTCGCGGCCTTCGGCGCCCTGCTCCGCATCCTCTACGTCGTCCTGCCCGGCCTGCGCTGGGACTGGCGGCCGGTGATGTGGGCCGTGGCGATCGTCACCATGCTGGCCGGCGCGATCGTCGCGATCACGCAGACGGACATCAAGCGGCTGCTGGCGTACTCGTCCATCGCGCACGCGGGCTTCATCCTCGCCGGTGTCATCGCGACCACGCCGGACGGCATCTCGTCCGTCCTCTTCTACCTGGCTGCGTACTCCTTCGTGACCATCGGCGCCTTCGCGGTGGTCACACTGGTGCGCGACGCGGGCGGCGAGGCGACGCACCTGTCGAAGTGGGCCGGGCTCGGGCGCAGGTCGCCCCTGGTGGCGGCCGTGTTCGCGGTGTTCCTGCTGGCCTTCGCGGGCATCCCGCTCACCTCCGGGTTCTCCGGGAAGTTCGCCGTGTTCAAGGCGGCGGCGGAGGGTGGCGCGGCCCCGCTGGTCGTGATCGGTGTGATCTCGTCGGCGATCGCGGCGTTCTTCTACATCCGCGTCATCGTCCTGATGTTCTTCAGCGAGCCCCGGCCCGAGGGCCCGACCGTGGCGGTGCCGTCACCGCTGACGATGACGGCGATCGGCGTGGGCGTGGCGGTCACGGTGGTGCTCGGTGTGGCGCCGCAGTACTTCCTGGACCTGGCGGGACAGGCGGGGGTGTTCGTGCGCTGA